The region ATGGCTTAGATTGGCCCTGCCTGGGGCCACTAATGCCCTCCTGAACTGTGCCTTGGGGTCTGCGGAGTTTTGTGGGATTAGGGCTTTGGGAGCGGAACCATCCTCCTGGTGGATACAGGGCAACAGCTAAGAGTTCTCTGAGCTTGCGCTCTCGCCAGGTGAGACATGAAGCACCAGGTCAGGACGCCAGATTTCTAGGCAGTACTCTTGCCATTCAATGCTCCTTAATCTTCCACTCTATCAGCAAATAATAGCCACTGAGCagctactatgtaccaggcaccagAGACGCCGCTGGGAACAAGACACCATCTTTGCCTCACAGAGGTTTGGGAAGATCAAATGAAACATTAAAGTAAAATAGAAGGTGCCTCACAAGCGAAGTCATAGGTGTCCTGGGAAGCAGAGCGAGCTGGGTAGAGGGCAGAGCGCCCCTCCTTGCTCCACTCTGGGCTGGAGCTGACAGATCTCAGGAACTGCTCAGCACAGGGCCGCTGAGGCTCCAGCACAATGCCCAGTTCAGGCAGCAGAGGGCAGCAAGGGGCCTGCTTCCCTGGAAAGCAGCGGGGGACCAGGGGTACAGCATCGAAGAGGGCTGGGGAACACGGTGTCCAGGATCAGCCTTCTCTTGGGGGGTGTGCAGGTGGcacctcccctccagccctgtgGAAGCCTGGGTGACGGGTACTCGGTCTTCTGGACCGGGGGGCCTGGCCTTGCTCATCAATAAGACCGGGAACTCTTCTGCCTGgttccccaccccgcccccacccccttcccatgCGCTGTGGCCCTGGTGTGGCGGGAGTGGCTGCTCTGAGAAGGGGCCCATGgccatttctgtgtgtgtgacaAGTTGTGTGGTGCTGGTCTGAGGACCGGTTTAAGCCATCTGCTGCCCCTGGACAGCCCTGAACCCCAGCCTGGTCCATTCTACTCCTCAAACTTAATCTCAGAGCTTTGCTGCCTTccttcctggtgggcaggagaATATAACTATGATGAGCCTACCCCAGCCTGAGGTTTCCACATTGGCAAGGCGGGTGAGGCCCTGGAACTTCCTGCTGATGCAGGCGGGCCCATTCCTGATTTACCAGCTTATATCCCTCCTACCACACCCTCGAAGAAGAGCGCTTGTGGAgaagagtggttgccaggggaccGGAGGGGAGGTCTGGGGAGACTTGGGAGAGACCAGGGGCTGTGAACAGAAACACCAGGGCTGCAGGAGGCTGCTTTCCCCAGAGTCCCACAGGTGGTGGCTGGCTGGGCCCAGCCTTTCCAGCAGTTGCAGTGAGAAAAGTGGGTGAAGGTGACAGCAAGCGCCTGGCTTCCCAGGTAGATGCTACGTGACTCCTGGCACGTTGAGAGTGTGTTTCCTGGGCGACAAGCTGCGCCAGGGACAAGGAAAGGAGTGTGACAGGAAtgcaagggagggaggaggtagTGTCATTGGCTGGCCGGCCACTTCACATGCCGCTCCTGTACTCGGCCAGCACCCTGGGCCTGCTCAGCACCGGCCCCCACCCTGGAGGCAGCACTGTATTTCTCTAGCATCCCCGTCAGTTTCTCCTTGCTCTTGGGTCGGGTGGGGAGAGCCCCTGCTGATGAGCCTGGGCCCCCTGGTGGCCAAACCCTAGGTGGGCAGGCTGGTGCCAGGGGAGGCCAGGACCCAGCCCTTGCCCAGGGTGTGCCAAGGCGCCAGCAACAGGGAACTGCTGATAGTAGTCTGGGCCGGGGGACTCCAGGATTCCAATTCTTTCTCCAGGGCAGCGTCTGGCTGCAAGCTGCCCTCCCCAGGTGGGCAGAGCCTGACCTTTTTCAGTTCAAGGGGGCTGTGTGGCCGTGGGCTccaagggtggggagggacacCCCAGATGATGCTCTGGGAACTGGCAACGGGGGCTCACAGGGGCTATCTTCTGGGGGGCCTGTGCTCCTGGCCAGACGCTGAATGCAGTGCACTGGGAACACTTTGTTCTGTCACACCCCCTCTCTGGTTACCCCTAGGCCATCTGTTTTCTGGAACGAGTGACTGGGAAAGCAACAGGCCTTTAAGGCCTCTAGAACTCTGCGGGCAGGTCTATGAGGTGGAGATACGCAGAGGAAAGCTGCGAGCTAGGGGAAATACTCTCCACTTCTCTGACCAGGAAAGATACTGCCCCCATTCCCAACCTAGGCAGTGCCCCACCCAGAGCTCTGGGAACCCAGGAACACCCTTTCTTCTTAATGCTGTCTGGCCGGCACTGAGTGGGCCTGGGGGAGCGGGGTCAAGCCCACACTGTGCCTTCTGCTTCATCATCTCATGCATGGGTGGTGGCACTTGGTGCAGGACACTGCACAGTGCTGAGGTGGCCTCTCCTTAAGCAGCCCAGGGCCAGCTGACCTACACAGCCCCCAAAAGCTCTGGCTTTGACCTGGGCAGGTGCTGGCACCCTGAGTAGGGCTAAGCTGCCATCAGAGCCAGGGGTGCCTGGTGGTCAGGTCTCTTGGATTCAGGGTGGCCCCTGGAGGGTGGGACCTGAGCTCCGAGGCTGCTGGGTGTGGAGTGACCATGCTGGGCTGTGGCTGGAGGAGGCCTGGGGACAGAGGGGCAGTGGAAGCTAGGCAACCGGGCTGACCTGGCAGCTGATGAAGGCCTAGGCGCAGTTCTCAGCGCATCACTGGCTGGTCCAGCACCAAAACCTTCAAAGCATTTGCCTTTCTGGCAGGGCCTGGAGCAGAGCTGCGGCTGGGCCGGGCCGGGAGAGGCCTCAGTGCGCAGGGGAATAGAAGTTCCAGATCTGCATCCAGAGGCGATTTTCCCAGGCTCCTTCCTCCCACACAGCGGCTCCCTCCCTCGGTTCTGGAGCTGGATCAGGCCCTTCCCGCCAAGTCCTCACGGCTGCACAGCTCAGCCCCAGGCTGGGCTGCTCCCGTCTGGGGAGCAAAAACCAGGGCAGAACCCAGGACAGACAAAGGCTTATTAGCTGCAGCTCAAGTACCCTCCCGCCAAGGATGGCTCCCAGAAAGGGCTACTGAGCTGGGAGGCCTGAAACGGCCCCACTTCTATGTGAGCCTGGTCAGGTCGCATCCATCTCAGAGCAGAGGCTTCTGGCCTGGGGAAGAGAGAGCAAATGGCAAACAGCGGTGAAGCGCACCAGGACTGAAGGCCACCAGTGAGCATCCCTAGCGCAGGGTGAGAGGGAGCCCGGAGCCTCCCCtagcccagccccagctcccctcTGCCTGTGCACTGTGGATTCGGCTTCCTCCCCCACGCAACCTTTCACTAGACTTGCTGACAGGAACAAAACGGACTGCTTTGAGTTTTacctcttttcatttcctttgccctCCCTCTGGAAGTGGTTTTAATGAGCAGTGAAACGGCTCAAAGGCAATCAGGAGGAGTTAAGTGCCGGGATAATTAAACTGTCTTCCCTTTTCCCACTGGAACCTTAATGCTTGGGCCTGGCTGCCCGGAGCCTGGGGCCTCTGAATACCCGTCAGGGGTCTGCCTCCACAGTGCCCAGGCCTTGCCTCCTGCTCTTCCTCAGGGTCCTGGAGCATCCAGATGGAGAGAGGCAACACCCTGGTGGTGCTGCGCAGCTTGCTCTGGCCAGGTCTCACCTTCTACCACGCTCCTCGCACCAAGAACTATGGCTACATCTACGTGGGCACTGGCGAGAAGAACATCGACCTGCCGTTCATGCTGTAGGAGGGCCGCCTGGGGAGTCTGGAGAGTCTCAACAGTATTTTCATAAAGTCCAGTGAATTTGGTCTGTTTGTTCTGTGCTGCTGCCTCCCCTCATCTCCACCTCCAACTGGTGTCCAGGCTGAGGAGAGGCCCAGCTAAATAGAGCAAGTGGCAGAGGGCTGGAATGTGCTAACGAGAGAGAATGGTGGGAGGAAATGGTGGGGGGAGAAGGTGACAGCCAGGAGCCCTCTGAGGAGGGCAGCTTCTTGGACTCAGGTGAGAGCTGCACATGGGCCGGGCAGCCTAACTTACCTCCTCCTTGCAGCCCCCCTGGCCGAAAAGCTAACGGCTGTCAATAGAGAGGAAGGGAACCTGTTTGGCCCGTGAACTCCCGTTGCATTCACATGGCCCATCACGAGAGATCAGTGACTCAACGCTCAGTAACTGGCCAGAAATGGGCTGAGCCCCCCACACTTCCCAAGCAGTGGGCGCACACCCAGTGGGTGAGTACAAGCCTGGTTTATAACATTCCTGTGGGCAAAGCTCCTGTCCACCAGCAATGAGCCCAGGCCAGTCACGAGACCACAGCAGCTGCCTGGGGACTCGACCGCCCCACCTGCACCCAGCGCCCAGCTCTGTGGCAGAGCAGGCCCAGGGCACTGGTGTTGGACCTGCAAGCCCTCGTGCCATCCACCTTGGAGGAGCCGGGCCACCCTGGTGGGATGGGGCGGGAGTGCAGGATGAGCTCAGGGCCGGCTCTTGGGAGGCCCTGCTCTCAGTCAGTGATACAGCATCAAAGGCCTGCTCGCGTAGGAGACGTTGTCCTTCAGGAGGGGGGACCCCACGGCCATGCGCACCTTGTTCCAGCGGTGGCCTTTGTTGTAGATGGGCTTGACGGAGCGGGGAGACCAGCGGGTGAGGTACCTGTGGAGCGAGGACGAGAGGCGGCTGTGGGACCGTGGGCATGGCCTCCTCAGGCCCCAGCCGCGCTTGGCCAACCGAACCCTTTCAccagttttcctttcttgagGAGAAGGGCTTTTCCTGGGAGCAACTGCTGAGTATGCTGTAAACAGATGGGCTGGGCTCCTGCTGCCGCAGGTGTGTGTGGCCAGGGTCAGGCAGCACAAGACCACACGCTTCCTTGATCTTTATGAGTCGtcagtgtttgtgtgtatttgctgggggaggaggtggaggaagaggctGCTCAGAGAGCAGATCATCCCTCTGTGGCCCAGTCACGGGGAGAGGAGGGGCTGATGTAAGGGCCTGGAggaatccttccctctccccgacTTGGCTCACTctgccaccccagccttcagggAACAAGCCTAGGCAGCCATAACTGGTGGAGGATACCTGCCCCTCACCCAACCCATGACATGGGGGCCAGGAAGGTGCTTGTAAgtaggaggtggggtggggaaagaTGGCTGCCACCCACAGTCCTTTTGCCTCCTTTGGGGATGGCAGCAGGGCCCTGATAGTTCCCGGAAAAGTGGCTCATGCCGGCTGGGACTGGGGTTTACTCCGTCCAGAACGAAACTTGGATCCTGTCCAGAGAGGCCCACCCTTCGTCCTGAAAGCTCAGCCATGGCAAAGGCCAGGATCCTCCCCTGCTTCCATGCTAGGTTAGGGCTCAACCCAGCCGCCTCTATAGAGACCCTCAAATGAgaggttttaatttaaaaaattaataaccatGGCTGAAAATTTTTAGCGAAGAGTGAAAAAATGACTGCTGATTTATACATTTCAACTGAGCTCCCCTGGACCTCTGTCTTCTGCTCTGAGCTGTGAGAGGAAGTAAAAGCTGTGGGTGGTATTGGCTTCCATGCCACGTGCGAGGTGGGCCGGCAGGAGAGGGCTTCCCCATGTCTACTGTGGCTGTCAGTGCCCCAGCAGGGAGGCCTCTGTGCAGTGGGCTGGCCCCAGGGATGCCTTTGGTGGTGCTGGGACCTGGCAGGCCCCTGTGCTGGCATTTCGCAGGCTTCAGAAGGGTGGGTGAAGAGGTGGGGTGTGGGAGCAGCCTCCCCCAAAGGGGTGCTCCTTGGGTTTGAAGACCCCAGATCCCGAGGCTCACCAGGCTCTCCATAGTTGCTGCCCTAAAGGCCCCCTACCCCTCCCACCCTGGACAGACCCCAGGGAAGCTGGGATTCAGCTGGCCCTGGGCCTGATGCGTGTGCCACAAGGAGCAGCcagctggcaggggagggggctgagggccTCCGGACGGCTCTCTGGGAACACTCCAGCTCTAAGAAGAACCAAGGCTCCTTCCTCCTACCTCTCCTGAAGGAGCGGGGAAGCAGGACGCATGGCTCCCTGGGGCCCGGCACAGCCTGGGCCGGTGCATGGCAGCTCAAGGACCTCTGGATGGAATCATAAAGTCCCTTGTAAGGAATCAGCCTCCCATGTAGCCAggactccctccctctcctccccagggtgGCCTTTGCAACCCAAGAGCCCCCACGCATCATCAATCCTGTGTCACGTTAAAGGACACCGGATATATGGGAGGGAGCCTGGCTTTGCTTCAAAGGCCTGAGGGCAGGATGGATTATGTCCTTAGGCCTGCTGCTGTCTCTTAACGAGTCAGGGTAGGGGTGGGCTCAACCCCCAAAAGGTCCACAGCACATGTGGGAAAGACAGGAAGAGGTTAATATGTCCCATTCCTCCGGGGCTGCTGGCAGATGGCCCAGCTAGCAGTGTGGGAGGTGCAGGTGGAGATGGGCAAGGGGCCAGGGTGTTGGCGAGGCGTCAGTGAAGACCCAGCTCTGGCCCTGCACCCCCAGCCCAGCAATCCATGGCTAGTATCTGCCTGGCCTCTCATCCTCCATGCCTGGGTTCTGTTGGGGATCAGCCTAGGAGATTTGCTGGGGGTGGAGTATCTTGCTTTGCTTTAATCATAGAGTGCAATTCTAGTGGCAGCGGGACAGGCTGAAGGGAGGGGGGCTATTGATACGATACAGGAGAACAAGAAGAAATACCAACATCGATTTTACAGACCTGGATCTACTCCCAACAAGGGGGTATTATAGTTCTAGGAGTATGTGAGTGTGGTAATGTCAGAGACAGCTGTTTAAGTGTTAGACAGGAATCTATTTCTACACCAGAGGGGGGCCACCCTGCTTAGGGTAAAAGGCAGACTGACTGATTCTAGGACCTAGGggacttcctctcctcctctgtaaaacctCAGGACCTCATGGGATGCCATGTGCAGCTGTGCAGGTTGTTAACTGCACAACTCTAGGGAGCACCATTTACAGTCTAGTGTACCTGGATGCTGCCTTAAAGTTTTGCAGTGTACGATTTGCGCAGCTATGTACAGCGGCCCTGCCCCGGAGAGCCTTCCCATTTCTATTTCTAAGGCCTCATTTTGTCCCTTAATAACCCCAGTGCTATTACTGAAAGTTTGCAGAAGTGCTCTGACATTCCCATAGCAACCCAGTATGATGTCATAAACAGAAGACTAGCACATTCTAATGCCCAACTAACGACCTTCTTACCCTTCTTACCCCTGTGCTAAGTGCCCTACTGGGAAGGGACAAGGAAAGAGGCTGAGGCTGGCAGGGGAGGGTAACAGAGGCGTGCACAGTGGTCGGACTGATGGGGTGGGTGCTTAGGCTGGAAGGGATGGAACGCTCCAGCTTTCCTGAACTGTGGGATGAGCTCCAGGAGacagcctccccagcccaggtTTGCTTACCTGTTCAGTCGGGGTTTGCTCTTTGGAACACATCCTTCGGGAAGCTTAGGCCTGTGATTTGGGAGCAGACCTGAGTGGAGCGAAAAGCATTTAAGGGGATGGTCTCTGCGGCTCCCTGTGCAGCTCTTGGAGGCTAGAGGGAAAGCCCAAGGGGGTGGGAGGTTGGCACTAGGGGGTGAGTATAATGAAGCCTCTGGATACCCATTGCCCTTTCATAGGGGCCGGAACACGGGGCAGCTGGAGGGTGGAAATGGTGCCCACAGCCTTCTTCTGCCCCTCTTAGCCCAAGGTGCTTTCTACCTGATCGGTGGGCCATCTTCACACACTCCTCAATCTTGCGGTGCTCTTCCTGGCACAGGCCTGTGACCGTTCGGGGCAGCATGCCCCCGTGTGGCCGGATGAACTGACTGAGCAGCAGAACATCCTAGTGGAAACGGAAAACAGGAGATGAGGGTCTTCTGGACGGGCACTTGCTGCTGGGGAGCCAGGGCTGAGTGGCCTCCAGGGGAGGCTGCTGTACCCTGGCACTGCAAGAGGCTGAGGCTCCCCCGGAACAGACCTGAGGCCACTCCCTCCCCACAGAGCTCTGCACGTGGGCCTGCTATCTCCACCCTAACAAAGGTTCAATCCCAACTTAGCAAGATTTCCTGACCCCATTACCAACCCCAGGAGTCCTCAGCTCCTCCATGAGATAGTCTTCCAATAGACTAGGTTAGAGAACAGGAACTCTTCAAGAAGGTTAACAAGCTTTCATGCACCCATGGTATCTTTCCTGGTGATGAAAGGTGTGTTCTCCTCCTTGGGTGACGTAGGGGGTATGTCATGTACTTCTGCACAACAGGGAAAACCTGTACCATTTCCGCCCCCAGAGTCTACATGCCACAGCCCAGAAGACCCACAGAAAGCCCCTCGACCTTGTGCCGTGCCCTCTGAAGCCCCAGGCAGCAACAAGCTGAGGATGGGGCCAGGCTGTGAGGTTAAATCCCACATCTTCTAAGCCCCCTGTGACCAGACGTAAATGGATTCTTGGGCTTCCTTTGAACCATCAGACTGCTTTGGATGAGTCAAGGAGAGAGTCAAGAATTAAGAATCAGAATCAAGAGAGACCACGTCCCCTCCCAACTCTCACAGGATAGCTGAGAGGGTTAAAGAAAAGTTGCCCACCCGACCCGGAGGGGCCTGGCATGACTGTCTCCATGGTCCTCGTCCTCAAACTGACTCGCTGCCCTGGCAGGTGCCTTGCTGTATAACGGCAGGTTTGGTTTAATCACTGGACAGCTCCCGGGGGACCCAGGCCCCCAACTGCCACCCCTGTAATCTCCAGAATCTGATGAAAAGAACTTGGATTGGATTACCCAGGGATAATACACTGGTCTCACAGCCCCAGTGCCCCCACTGCAGGCTGCCAAGAAGGCTGACAGCTTTGTGCAGCTCAAAGTGGCGTTGCCCTGAGCGGAAAGGGGTAAAAGGAAAACAACTTCTTCAGCCTTTACCTTGGAGGGGACTGGATTTCTTCTGCTTGATAAACAGAGCCAAGTCCATTTCCTGGAAATGGCTCGTAGGAAGAGTGCCCCATGGTGATCAGGCAGGTGTGGGGTTCACCTCTCTATCCACAGCTGGGATTCTAAGTATGGCCAGGACCCCACTAACTTCCATGTCACAAGAAGCTGAGAGCACTGCCCCATGGCCTGCAAGTTCCCTGTTACTCCAGGTGGCCATCAGAGGAAGGGCCGAAACAGGTCAAAAGaatacccccacccccaccccggggtgGCCTGAGGCCAAGGCTCCCAGCCCAGGAGATTAGTTGGGTCATTCTGTTCAGATCCCGTGGACGTGTGGCCTCTTCTGCTCTGACCACCTGACCGGGATCTCTGCCCTCAGTCATCCCATTCCACAGAGGGGCACAGGGACAATCTGCAGGTCAAAGTGGCCCAGAGTCCGAATCACCTGAAACCTAAAAACAGCGTTGCTTAATGTCACCAATAGAACGCTGAAGGACAAGCATGGACTTCTCCAGGGCTGCGTCCTTTCCCCCAGGCCCGCCCCAACTCTAGACACGGTATAGAGCAGTAGCTGGGCTCGTAGGCTGTGCCTGGGTTCTGCAGCCCCAGCGTGTGCATTCCAGCTCTGATACTCACTAGCTGGGTGATCTGAGGCAAGTTCATTAACCTGTTCATTAACAAGTTCATGCCtcaaatttcctcatctgtaaaacaaggatgaaaatagtacctacttcacagggatATTGTGAAAACTAAGTGAATTATGCCCCGTAGGTGCTTACACACAGAGCAGCACCCCGTGCAACTCACCTATTGTTGTTCACTCTTGTCATCTCTCTGTGAAACAACTACTCTAGAAGACCTACAGCAAACAGGGGTCTTTGTAGCTCCAATATGGAAAGAGAATGATGTATCCCCAGATCACAGTAAGGACTCTCCAGAGATGCCCTCATTATAAAAGGAGGAAAGCCAAACTCAGAATTCTGATTCCACCCCTGTGGGAACACAGCCCTACGAGACTGGGCTCCAGGGGCCTGGTGGTCTGAATCGACTGCAACCAGACCATGAACTAAGTCAGTGACTCTCCACCCTcgctgtacattagaatcacctggggagctttaaaaactaaTGATGGCTGGGCTCCACCCCAGGCCAACAGAATCATCTGGAGGTGGAGCCtgagcattttaaaaactggacaaaatgcTTCTGTCTTGGTGGTTCCATGAGATGCTGCTTAAGCCCACGGGGAACACGAGCTCCAAGACGCGCAGACGTGTGTGTCTGTGCCCAGACTCACCTCGTAGTTATACTTGTGTTTCAGGTTCCAGCGGCAGATTGGGCACTGGCCGGAGGGGTTGGGGGGATTTGGACTTTCTTTGGGAGTCCCTGTGATTCGGCCTTCAATCtaggaggcagagaaagagagcctGTGAGGGAGAGGGCTGTGCAGAGCCTCTCATCCTCAAACAACCCCCCGAGTGGTAGGAGTGCTGGTGAGACTTCATCTCTGGGGGCCTCAAGCGAGTAGCTAACGGGTCTCTCCACCTGAATTGTGGTGCTGATTCCATAGCTGCTGGACAATGGACCTTGGGGTGGCCACAGAGATGGGTTTGATGGTCTGCAAGGGTAGTAGAAACTGAACTTAATGCTGgtggcaagagggaggggtttgCTGTATCAGCTGAATGCTACCTTTCCttcctcaaaaagacaaaaactccagAACATTatgcttccctctctctcctttgggAAAAAGTAATAAATGCACATGGTAAAAAGTTTCAAACTGTGCAGGGATGTGGAGTCCAAAGgaagtctccctcccatcctgcaTGTCCTTCTTAGAGGAAACTGCAGTTTCCAGTTTTATCTGACAGAGGTAAGTTTATGccaatggttctcaaccaggcAGGGTTGCCTAAAAACAGGGTCCAGGGGACACTGGACAATGTCTGAGACATTTCTGATCATCCCCACGGGGGGATGGAGTGCTACTGGCCTCTAGCAGGGAAGGTGATAACCACCCTacatgcacaggacagccctcactCACAACACAGAACCAGCCAGTCTAAAACGCCAGCAGTGCCAGGCTGAGAAAGCTGGTCTAGGCCTATACAAGCAGACAACTGTGTgcgctctcctcctcccccctctctctAAAAACACAGAGGGGAGGATACattcccctgccctcctcctcttaTCACTGTGGATGCCACCTTTCAAACCGTGCTGAGGCCACGTGTGAAGTGACCTCCTCCATGGCTGCTGTATCCTGTGACACAGCCTTGGAATTACTAAGCTCAGTAAACCAATGATCTGGGCATCAGCTCCAGTTGCAAGAAGGGGAGTTTAGAAAGCCTTGCTGATTGAGGCCACAGATTGTGTGAGGTTGGGACAGGTCTGAGAGACTCTGGGAGGGAAGCAACACTGTCTCCCAGGGAAGAACTGGCAGAAGGCAAAGGGGGCCAGAAGCAGAGCTTGGCCGTGCAGGGTGCTGTTACTACCTTTCTGCCAAGGCCACCACAGCTACCCCAGAAAGGGAGAGGTGCGCTAGGGAAAATGTGCAGGTATATGGAAGGACTTGGGAGGGGGTCAAGGTGCGCCTGGTGGGGGAGAGTTAACACTTACTGACTCCCCACTATAGGCCTGGCTCTGTGCTAATAATGGTCcacatgtatcatctcatttaaccccaCAACCTAGTGAGGGCGGAATCATGAtcttattttactgatgaagaaagtgagaccCTGGAGAGTAATACCCAAAGTCAGCCATGGCAGCGCCTCTCCAGGCATGGCTGGGCTACCTCCCCCAAGGGCTCTCATGGGGCCACATACTTCTGTGTTCATTCCACAAACAGCAAATTCACGCcccacaggaaaaacactcttcaCACTCAAAAGCCAGATGTGCTTCTCTCCACCAGCATGGAGTTTAAAGGGTGAATACTTGTTTCGGCTTTAAGATAAGGGAACCAAAAAAGGTGCCCTAAGGGAATGGGATCCCCCTAGAAAGAACTGTTTTGAGGCTAAGCAGTGAAAAGGCTGAGGGAGTGTTCCGGGGAAGACCCAAAGAGGGAACCCTAAGGCTTGTTCTGGGGATAAGAAGGCCTTGGGGGGGGACTGAGCTTGGCTGGCTGCCAGAGGGTTAAATCCCTGGTGGACATGGAAGCTACAGAGGCTTCTGGGAACTCAGCGGAGTGGTTGAGGATTTCTTGGAGGCGTGGAAGGCCATGTGAAAACAACGTTGTCTTTTAGGGATTATAGGATAATCTAGGCCCCATGACTCCCAGAGGAAGGGAGGTGAGATGGGCCCAGTGAGGGAGCGGGGGAGTAGGTGGGTGAAGAACTGTGCTAGCTTTCTCACCAACAGAGAAGACAGGGTGCCAGCTATGAGCCCAGGGCCCAGAGAGTGTCACCTTCTAACTACATCACCGAAGGAGTAGTAGCTTAGTCATTCTAGGCAGAAAGGAAAGATCCAGCCTCCTCACCCGGGGTCTACTCTCTCTAGTGTGTCATTACCTTAGTTTTCCCCTTTGGAAAACTGACTTATCACCCGCCAAAGAACATATCAGCAAATACCTATGAGCTCTTGTCATACAAAGGGCCACTTTAATCAAGTAACAGATGCCTTAGTCCAGGCACAGCAACTGTTCCTGATTAACCACACTCTCACACACAGGTTGAAAATAGTAGACTGTGGGATTTATGGTCACAGAGGGAGCAGATCCTGAAGCCAGGAGTCCAGCTGgggcctcccaccctccctcagaGGAGCAGCCAGGCAGCTCCAAGCATTAAAGAGGTTAGAAGTGGCCAACTCGACGATACTTACTATAGTTGTCTTCCCTGCTTGGATCTCCACCACTACAGAGATAAAGGGGAAAAACTAGGTCAGCCATTTAATAAGGAACAGGGAGTTTCAAGTAACAGCTCAAACTCTACACATGCAGAAAAACGGAGCCCTCTCTCTGCACTCTCCCACACCCCTGACCTGGAAAAGGAAGTGTGCAGGGTTCACCTCCCAGTGCCAAGGCTCTGTGCCCTGGAGGCTGGGCAGGGGCAAGCCCAGATGCCCACGTCATATCATCTGTCTGGGATTAAGGGTCTCCACACTGTTTCCGCCTTTCTAAGCTGAGATTCATCTTGGTTCCATCCAAGGTACTTGGCAAGACCTTGCCCTACTGTGGCTAGCAACAGTGGCCTAAGAGTTGAGGGCtgaaggtggggggtgggaattGGGCAGAAGCCGCTAAAAGACCTTCAGAAATACCCATCGCATAGGTTCTTTCATGAGGAGAACCAG is a window of Physeter macrocephalus isolate SW-GA chromosome 18, ASM283717v5, whole genome shotgun sequence DNA encoding:
- the MRPS18A gene encoding large ribosomal subunit protein mL66 isoform X4, which codes for MVALNVLVSGCGRLLRGLLAGQAATSRARPPARGFREVVEIQAGKTTIIEGRITGTPKESPNPPNPSGQCPICRWNLKHKYNYEDVLLLSQFIRPHGGMLPRTVTGLCQEEHRKIEECVKMAHRSGLLPNHRPKLPEGCVPKSKPRLNRYLTRWSPRSVKPIYNKGHRWNKARSLCSEMDAT
- the MRPS18A gene encoding large ribosomal subunit protein mL66 isoform X2, whose protein sequence is MVALNVLVSGCGRLLRGLLAGQAATSRARPPARGFREVVEIQAGKTTIIEGRITGTPKESPNPPNPSGQCPICRWNLKHKYNYEDVLLLSQFIRPHGGMLPRTVTGLCQEEHRKIEECVKMAHRSGLLPNHRPKLPEGCVPKSKPRLNRYLTRWSPRSVKPIYNKGHRWNKVRMAVGSPLLKDNVSYASRPLMLYH
- the MRPS18A gene encoding large ribosomal subunit protein mL66 isoform X1, with the translated sequence MVALNVLVSGCGRLLRGLLAGQAATSRARPPARGFREVVEIQAGKTTIIEGRITGTPKESPNPPNPSGQCPICRWNLKHKYNYEDVLLLSQFIRPHGGMLPRTVTGLCQEEHRKIEECVKMAHRSGLLPNHRPKLPEGCVPKSKPRLNRYLTRWSPRSVKPIYNKGHRWNKIPPVLRTPSVGREGSRGAESVPWVWPPNAQSLAPVLGCSIQARTSSKDMPVSTGGPQEGNGVSVTPPTAGCMPGPGGT
- the MRPS18A gene encoding large ribosomal subunit protein mL66 isoform X3, which codes for MVALNVLVSGCGRLLRGLLAGQAATSRARPPARGFREVVEIQAGKTTIIEGRITGTPKESPNPPNPSGQCPICRWNLKHKYNYEDVLLLSQFIRPHGGMLPRTVTGLCQEEHRKIEECVKMAHRSGLLPNHRPKLPEGCVPKSKPRLNRYLTRWSPRSVKPIYNKGHRWNKGTQVRSLVREDPTCQGATKPVRHNY